In Candidatus Zixiibacteriota bacterium, one genomic interval encodes:
- a CDS encoding NHL repeat-containing protein, which translates to MVIIAYFLMIFGIFTPSYLSSQELISVPADLVRELKLPGAVNHFLRPSRILADNRVSEIYLADAGNDRIVIMNQDGLYKFEFSTSEQCGAPTDIAVDSAGHVFVLGTNNSGQGIFEYDYNGIFLRQFTSDSLIANAKIGAIAFDSRQRLYVTDGRGKRILRFSDNGLIDKEFPATSDLTGNLLRDVSYGAMAISSDTIYLPVSSIGTVYCLDLEGNKIREIGYFGTQAGELNFPVAVAVAPDRTVLVLDKHRYNVSCYTGDGQFLGEFGGKGVSPGWFYHPTWLAVDGNGLIYIGQIFNNKIQVCRMPERIRERQTKIINDNNIQEKSLNGSDNQTGQILDNRSRKTTFAAINNYQHFGGIFHA; encoded by the coding sequence ATGGTCATAATTGCATATTTTCTGATGATATTTGGCATTTTCACTCCGTCCTATCTTTCATCGCAGGAATTGATTTCGGTCCCGGCCGACCTTGTTCGCGAGTTGAAGCTTCCGGGGGCAGTAAATCACTTTTTGCGTCCGTCCAGGATATTGGCGGATAATAGAGTCAGCGAAATCTATTTGGCGGACGCCGGTAATGACAGAATTGTGATAATGAATCAGGATGGGCTGTATAAATTCGAGTTTTCAACATCAGAACAGTGTGGGGCGCCGACAGATATAGCGGTCGACTCCGCCGGTCATGTTTTTGTGCTGGGGACAAACAACTCGGGACAGGGCATATTTGAGTATGACTATAATGGCATTTTTTTACGCCAGTTCACCTCCGATTCCTTAATCGCCAATGCCAAAATAGGGGCGATTGCTTTTGACAGCCGGCAGAGACTATATGTAACTGATGGGCGTGGCAAGCGAATTCTGAGATTTTCAGATAATGGCCTGATAGATAAGGAATTCCCGGCGACTTCCGACCTGACAGGGAATCTTCTGCGCGACGTTTCTTATGGAGCTATGGCGATCAGCAGCGACACCATTTACCTTCCGGTCAGTTCCATCGGGACGGTCTATTGTCTGGATCTGGAGGGGAATAAGATTCGGGAGATCGGTTATTTTGGCACTCAGGCGGGCGAATTGAATTTCCCCGTGGCGGTGGCCGTCGCTCCCGATAGGACGGTTCTGGTTCTTGATAAACATCGCTACAACGTATCCTGCTATACCGGCGATGGCCAATTCCTGGGTGAGTTTGGGGGCAAAGGAGTCAGTCCGGGATGGTTTTATCATCCCACCTGGCTGGCGGTTGACGGCAATGGTCTGATATATATTGGTCAGATTTTCAATAATAAGATTCAGGTCTGCCGGATGCCGGAGCGTATTCGCGAGCGTCAAACTAAGATTATTAATGACAACAATATACAAGAAAAGTCGCTGAACGGTTCTGACAACCAGACCGGGCAGATACTGGATAATAGGTCGCGGAAGACAACCTTTGCGGCCATAAACAACTATCAACATTTTGGAGGTATTTTTCATGCGTAA
- a CDS encoding PDZ domain-containing protein, translating into MKKLMLTALLGLFLLSNVAPAQPAANSGEARLLRFPNVSKDKIVFSYGGDIYTAPRAGGQAARLTSHEGLELFPRFSPDGSMIAFSGQYDGEMSIYVMPTVGGEPKQLTFHPGIAHTAERFGPENMTLGWSNDGKKVLYRSRKEAMSWWEGRAYLVDVKGGLSEPLPMVSAGFTSFSPDGKKVAYCPISRDFRTWKRYKGGMAQDVWIFDLKDFSSEKITDWVGTDNIPMWYGDKIYFNSDRTSKPDSAGTLNLFCYDTKTRQIHQVTNFTDFDVRWPSLGADAIAFENAGYVYLLELPSEQVSKVAVSLITDRHTVRPEIVKAFDRLYDFDISPDGKRAVFSGRGDIFTVPAKEGNTRNLTNLTGSKEVVPRWSPDGKWLAFNSDSTGEEELYLVSQDGKEKIRLTTDGHCRKFEPQWSPDSKKLVFSDRDKNVYYIDIATKKQAKIDFSPRSDVRGFSWSPDSKYLAYVKAGQNDIRAIYIYSFADGSIHQVTPGYTDDYSPAFDPDGKYLYFLSERNFNPILSTYEFSSVNNAITNLYLIVLSATGPSPFAPKSDEVTVMDKKEGKADSAKGGEKEGKGEEKKPVDVKIDFDGIYDREVAFDLPAGEYYGLAAMQGAVFYISRPMRGLMGKVGKEDEVLHKYILEDRKDYEFAGGVTDYALVPDGKKTLLKKGNDYFIAETGGKKAELEDNRLDLSRMEMLVDHMVEYRQMYDETWRMERDFFYDPNMHGVNWKKIHDKYEVLLPYVINRFDFTYILGEMLGELCCSHTYVGGGDMPPINPSNTGLLGADFELDKASNRIRIAKILKGENWDNELRSPLTEPGIEVKPGDYLLAIDGHQVTGEIDPYLLTVNTVGKTVTLTINSRPSMESSREVTVKPIASEEALRYYNWVDKNRQYVDMVSGGKIGYIQIPDMGSYGLVRFMKMFYHQTRKEGLIIDVRYNGGGFVSDLIMQRLRQPVQAMGVGRDTVVVPTGLNAHMITMCNEFSCSDGDYFSYFFRENKLGPLLGKRTWGGVVGIGGFPPLLDGGYFTVPEGTIYNMKGEWVMENVGVQPDMEVDNLPGRLIQGHDDQLDRAIEYLQKKIKEEPRKLPPRPAPPTPR; encoded by the coding sequence ATGAAAAAACTGATGCTAACGGCGTTGCTCGGTTTATTCCTATTGAGCAATGTTGCCCCAGCCCAGCCGGCGGCAAATTCGGGTGAGGCGCGGCTGCTGCGTTTCCCGAATGTCTCCAAAGACAAGATCGTTTTCTCTTATGGCGGCGATATCTACACCGCCCCGCGTGCCGGCGGGCAGGCGGCGCGCTTGACCAGCCACGAGGGATTGGAGCTGTTCCCGCGCTTCTCCCCTGACGGCAGCATGATTGCATTCAGCGGGCAATACGACGGCGAGATGTCGATTTATGTCATGCCGACTGTCGGCGGCGAGCCGAAACAACTGACTTTTCACCCCGGTATTGCGCATACGGCCGAGCGGTTTGGCCCGGAGAATATGACGCTGGGGTGGTCTAACGACGGCAAGAAAGTTCTTTATCGCTCGCGCAAGGAAGCGATGAGTTGGTGGGAGGGGCGGGCCTATCTGGTGGATGTAAAGGGTGGGCTATCCGAGCCGTTGCCGATGGTTTCGGCGGGATTTACCAGTTTTTCGCCGGATGGCAAGAAGGTCGCCTATTGCCCTATTTCCCGCGATTTTCGCACCTGGAAACGATACAAAGGGGGCATGGCGCAGGATGTCTGGATATTCGACCTGAAAGATTTCAGTTCTGAGAAAATCACCGACTGGGTCGGCACCGACAATATTCCGATGTGGTACGGCGATAAAATTTATTTCAACTCCGATCGCACCTCAAAACCGGACAGCGCCGGGACGCTCAATCTTTTCTGTTATGACACCAAAACCAGGCAGATTCATCAGGTGACCAATTTTACCGACTTTGATGTTCGCTGGCCGAGTCTTGGCGCCGATGCCATCGCTTTTGAAAATGCCGGATATGTTTATCTACTGGAACTGCCTTCGGAACAGGTGAGCAAAGTTGCGGTCAGTCTGATCACCGACCGGCATACGGTTCGTCCCGAGATAGTGAAAGCCTTTGACCGGTTATATGATTTCGATATCTCCCCAGACGGTAAACGGGCAGTTTTCTCGGGGCGCGGCGATATATTCACCGTGCCGGCCAAGGAAGGTAACACGCGTAACCTGACCAATCTGACCGGCTCCAAGGAGGTTGTCCCGCGCTGGTCGCCCGACGGCAAGTGGCTCGCCTTTAATTCCGACAGCACCGGCGAGGAGGAACTCTATCTGGTGTCGCAGGACGGCAAAGAGAAAATTCGGCTGACCACCGACGGTCACTGCCGTAAGTTCGAACCACAATGGTCGCCCGACAGCAAGAAGCTGGTTTTTTCGGATAGAGATAAGAATGTGTACTACATCGATATCGCCACCAAGAAGCAGGCCAAGATAGATTTCTCGCCACGGAGCGATGTGCGCGGCTTCTCATGGTCGCCGGACAGCAAGTATCTGGCTTATGTTAAAGCAGGTCAGAACGATATCAGAGCGATATATATTTATTCTTTCGCCGACGGCTCGATACATCAGGTGACCCCCGGATACACCGATGATTATTCGCCCGCTTTCGATCCCGACGGCAAATATCTCTATTTTCTTTCGGAAAGAAATTTCAACCCGATCTTAAGCACCTATGAATTCTCGTCGGTTAACAATGCCATTACGAATCTCTATCTGATTGTCCTTTCTGCGACCGGCCCCTCTCCCTTTGCGCCGAAGAGTGATGAAGTCACTGTAATGGATAAGAAAGAAGGGAAAGCCGACAGCGCCAAGGGGGGAGAAAAAGAAGGCAAAGGAGAAGAGAAGAAGCCGGTCGACGTTAAAATCGATTTTGACGGCATATATGACCGCGAGGTAGCCTTTGATCTCCCGGCAGGCGAATATTACGGTCTCGCCGCTATGCAGGGTGCGGTTTTCTATATCAGCCGACCGATGCGCGGACTGATGGGAAAAGTCGGCAAAGAGGATGAGGTTCTGCACAAATATATCCTTGAAGACAGAAAAGATTATGAATTTGCCGGCGGTGTCACCGACTATGCTCTGGTCCCGGACGGAAAAAAGACTCTCCTTAAGAAGGGGAATGATTATTTCATAGCCGAAACGGGTGGCAAGAAGGCCGAACTTGAGGATAACCGGCTGGATCTATCCCGGATGGAAATGCTGGTGGATCATATGGTCGAGTACCGTCAGATGTACGATGAAACCTGGCGGATGGAGAGAGATTTCTTCTACGATCCCAATATGCATGGGGTCAACTGGAAGAAGATTCATGATAAATATGAAGTCCTTCTCCCCTATGTTATCAACCGGTTCGATTTCACCTATATATTGGGCGAGATGCTTGGCGAACTCTGCTGTTCTCATACTTATGTTGGGGGCGGTGATATGCCCCCTATCAATCCCAGCAATACCGGCCTTCTGGGGGCTGATTTTGAACTTGATAAGGCAAGCAATCGAATTCGGATTGCGAAAATTCTCAAGGGTGAGAACTGGGACAATGAACTTCGTTCGCCTTTGACCGAACCCGGCATAGAAGTTAAACCGGGCGACTATCTTTTGGCCATTGACGGGCATCAGGTGACCGGTGAGATTGACCCATATCTGCTCACGGTCAATACAGTGGGCAAAACTGTCACCTTGACAATCAATAGCCGACCTTCTATGGAGAGTTCACGCGAGGTGACAGTCAAACCGATTGCCTCCGAGGAAGCTCTGCGGTACTATAACTGGGTAGATAAGAATCGGCAGTATGTCGATATGGTTTCAGGGGGTAAAATCGGTTATATTCAGATACCGGATATGGGTAGTTATGGCCTGGTCCGCTTCATGAAAATGTTCTATCATCAGACCCGCAAAGAGGGGTTGATTATTGATGTCAGATATAACGGTGGCGGTTTTGTCTCCGATCTTATCATGCAGAGACTTAGGCAGCCGGTGCAGGCGATGGGAGTCGGCCGGGATACGGTGGTGGTGCCCACCGGTCTTAATGCCCATATGATCACCATGTGTAATGAATTTTCCTGTTCCGACGGCGATTATTTCTCCTATTTCTTCCGCGAAAACAAACTTGGCCCACTTCTGGGGAAGCGCACCTGGGGCGGTGTAGTCGGCATCGGGGGATTTCCGCCGCTCCTCGATGGTGGGTATTTCACGGTGCCGGAGGGGACGATTTACAATATGAAGGGCGAGTGGGTGATGGAAAATGTTGGCGTTCAGCCGGATATGGAGGTGGATAATCTTCCCGGACGCCTAATACAAGGGCATGATGACCAGTTGGATAGGGCTATTGAATATTTGCAGAAAAAGATCAAGGAAGAGCCCAGAAAATTGCCGCCGCGTCCGGCCCCGCCGACGCCAAGGTAA
- a CDS encoding VOC family protein, whose protein sequence is MPRVVHFEIHADNPERAAKFYTDSFGWKIQKWNGPVEYWMVMTGEPGKPGINGGLMRRHGTVTGDSVIAFVCTLDVPSVDDYVKKVIAAGGTIVMPKSAVPGIGWMAYGKDTEGNIFGLMQEDPNAR, encoded by the coding sequence ATGCCCAGAGTTGTACACTTTGAAATTCATGCCGATAACCCCGAAAGGGCGGCAAAATTCTATACCGATTCCTTCGGCTGGAAAATCCAGAAATGGAACGGGCCGGTCGAGTACTGGATGGTTATGACCGGCGAGCCGGGCAAGCCGGGGATCAACGGCGGTTTGATGCGCCGCCACGGCACTGTCACCGGCGATTCCGTGATAGCCTTTGTCTGCACCCTCGATGTTCCCTCGGTGGATGATTATGTCAAAAAAGTAATTGCCGCCGGAGGGACGATCGTGATGCCGAAATCGGCGGTGCCGGGTATCGGCTGGATGGCCTACGGCAAGGATACCGAGGGGAACATCTTTGGTCTGATGCAGGAAGACCCCAACGCCCGTTAG